The Amycolatopsis sp. DG1A-15b genome window below encodes:
- a CDS encoding acyltransferase family protein → MPTSPTPRRISWDLLRVVAVLAVVLGHVTHQGALLHPELTGYPVRVTAQFGAAILLVISAFFVCASLRKGNPGRWLWNRVARLVPAYLVAVLVTYVVTRWAAISFSGLPYPPGVTGFLFGVPQGPPANPSPWYIPTGLDLVTNLGMVQEWGIRSGAFYYLDGSYWTLPVQLMAFTGAAVLWPRSWRTHRLTVGLLWALILVPLTLRFPVFPPGTASPVVETFYYGLGLHRLHVFAVGVAIWLWARRRLRTWHAALFVAAAVAAQDLQVFPFHVALPQDALRWPSTIGFAVLLLLVCLAARGPDWRFPGLARIAPAVTWLAGISYGLYLVHQELGYILARALLDAGLPGWLRLPVILGAAVLAGWAVTAGVERPAHRWLTTRRKPEEPQVRGAESVSVGGGS, encoded by the coding sequence GTGCCCACCTCCCCGACGCCGCGCCGGATCAGCTGGGACCTCCTCCGGGTCGTCGCCGTCCTGGCGGTCGTCCTCGGGCACGTCACCCACCAGGGTGCCCTCCTGCACCCCGAACTCACGGGGTACCCCGTGCGGGTGACAGCGCAGTTCGGCGCCGCGATCCTGCTGGTGATCTCCGCCTTCTTCGTTTGCGCCAGCCTCCGCAAGGGCAATCCCGGCCGGTGGCTGTGGAACCGCGTCGCGCGCCTGGTGCCCGCGTACCTGGTCGCCGTCCTGGTGACGTACGTCGTGACGCGGTGGGCCGCCATCTCCTTCAGTGGCCTGCCCTACCCGCCGGGCGTCACCGGGTTCCTGTTCGGCGTGCCGCAGGGGCCGCCGGCGAACCCGTCGCCGTGGTACATCCCGACCGGGCTGGACCTGGTCACCAACCTCGGCATGGTGCAGGAGTGGGGCATCCGCTCGGGCGCCTTCTACTACCTCGACGGCTCTTACTGGACGCTGCCGGTGCAGCTGATGGCCTTCACCGGCGCGGCCGTGCTGTGGCCGCGGTCGTGGCGCACCCACCGGCTGACCGTCGGCCTGCTGTGGGCGCTGATCCTCGTCCCGCTCACCCTCCGGTTCCCGGTCTTCCCGCCGGGGACCGCGAGCCCGGTCGTCGAGACGTTCTACTACGGCTTGGGGCTGCACCGCCTGCACGTCTTCGCCGTCGGCGTCGCGATCTGGCTGTGGGCGCGACGACGGCTCAGGACCTGGCACGCCGCGCTCTTCGTGGCCGCCGCCGTCGCGGCGCAGGACCTGCAGGTGTTCCCGTTCCACGTCGCGCTGCCGCAGGACGCGCTGCGCTGGCCGTCCACGATCGGGTTCGCCGTCCTGCTCCTGCTGGTCTGCCTGGCCGCCCGCGGCCCCGACTGGCGGTTCCCCGGACTGGCGCGGATCGCCCCGGCCGTCACCTGGCTCGCGGGCATCTCGTATGGTCTTTATCTGGTGCACCAGGAACTGGGTTACATCCTGGCCCGTGCTCTGCTCGACGCCGGCCTCCCCGGCTGGCTGCGGCTCCCCGTGATCCTCGGCGCCGCCGTGCTGGCCGGCTGGGCGGTCACCGCGGGGGTCGAACGCCCGGCCCACCGGTGGCTCACCACCCGCCGAAAGCCCGAAGAACCGCAGGTCAGAGGCGCGGAATCAGTTTCTGTCGGTGGTGGCTCGTAG
- a CDS encoding MBL fold metallo-hydrolase, with amino-acid sequence MNIVDTYTGHVEPGGDATRRTLDALTITKLSVGPMDNNAYLLVCRESNEALLIDAASDPERISDLIGHGPDRPALRTVVTTHQHQDHWQALGAVAGANGANTAAHPLDAEPLPVPPDFLVEHGDTLTVGQVTLSVIHLRGHTPGSIALLYRDPAGHPHLFTGDSLFPGGVGKTASPEDFTSLLDDVETRLFGELPDETWFYPGHGDDSTLGAERPKLTEWRERGW; translated from the coding sequence GTGAACATCGTGGACACCTACACCGGGCACGTCGAGCCGGGCGGCGACGCCACCCGGCGCACCCTGGACGCGCTCACCATCACCAAGCTGTCCGTCGGCCCGATGGACAACAACGCGTACCTGCTGGTGTGCCGGGAGTCGAACGAGGCGCTGCTGATCGACGCGGCGAGCGACCCCGAGCGCATCTCCGACCTGATCGGCCACGGCCCGGACCGGCCCGCGTTGCGGACGGTCGTCACCACCCACCAGCACCAGGACCACTGGCAGGCCCTGGGCGCGGTGGCCGGAGCGAACGGGGCCAACACGGCGGCCCACCCGCTGGACGCGGAGCCGTTGCCGGTCCCGCCGGACTTCCTGGTCGAGCACGGGGACACGCTGACGGTGGGGCAGGTCACCCTGTCGGTGATCCACCTGCGCGGCCACACCCCGGGGTCGATCGCGCTGCTGTACCGCGACCCGGCGGGCCACCCGCACCTGTTCACCGGGGACTCGCTGTTCCCGGGCGGGGTGGGGAAGACGGCGTCCCCGGAGGACTTCACGTCCTTGCTCGACGACGTGGAGACGCGGCTCTTCGGGGAGCTGCCGGACGAGACGTGGTTCTACCCGGGCCACGGGGATGATTCGACGCTGGGCGCGGAGCGGCCGAAGCTGACGGAGTGGCGCGAACGCGGCTGGTGA